Proteins from one Corynebacterium testudinoris genomic window:
- a CDS encoding BLUF domain-containing protein, translated as MSEPGDMVPAGTTTSISNPLRYLVYTSIAAGHPGNEEMEEILTAARSHNADADITGFLLYRDFRFVQFLEGSPEAIGSLMESIARDPRHTDVRVIIDEPGAARSFPNWSMGFRIPEPSKKHPLADMRDSFSDATTSTDQDVISRAIREFSLWIKVREAEDAVGVPAS; from the coding sequence ATGAGTGAGCCGGGAGATATGGTGCCAGCTGGTACGACGACGTCGATAAGCAATCCACTGCGATACCTGGTCTACACCAGTATCGCCGCCGGTCATCCGGGCAATGAAGAGATGGAGGAGATCCTGACAGCAGCTCGGTCGCACAACGCTGATGCTGACATCACGGGATTCCTGCTGTACCGCGATTTCCGTTTCGTGCAGTTTCTGGAGGGGTCGCCCGAGGCGATTGGTTCGTTAATGGAGAGCATTGCGCGGGATCCTCGGCACACGGATGTGCGAGTGATTATCGACGAACCCGGCGCAGCCCGTTCATTCCCGAATTGGAGCATGGGGTTTCGCATTCCCGAGCCGTCGAAGAAACATCCGCTCGCGGACATGCGCGATAGTTTCTCCGACGCCACAACTTCAACCGATCAGGACGTCATCTCGCGTGCGATCCGGGAGTTTTCGCTGTGGATCAAGGTTCGGGAAGCAGAAGATGCGGTGGGAGTTCCGGCGTCCTAA
- the purS gene encoding phosphoribosylformylglycinamidine synthase subunit PurS, giving the protein MARVVVNVMPKAEILDPQGQAVHRALGRIGVTGVSDVRQGKRFELEVDDSVTAADLDKVAETLLANTVIEDFEVVGVEVAS; this is encoded by the coding sequence GTGGCCCGTGTTGTTGTGAATGTCATGCCGAAGGCGGAAATCCTTGACCCTCAGGGTCAGGCTGTCCATCGTGCATTGGGGCGCATTGGCGTCACCGGTGTCAGCGATGTCCGCCAGGGCAAGCGCTTTGAGCTGGAGGTCGACGATTCCGTCACCGCCGCTGACCTGGACAAGGTCGCCGAGACGCTTCTCGCTAACACCGTCATCGAAGATTTTGAGGTCGTGGGCGTGGAGGTCGCTTCGTGA
- the purQ gene encoding phosphoribosylformylglycinamidine synthase subunit PurQ has protein sequence MTAKIGVITFPGTLDDVDASRAVRIAGAEAVDLWHSDADLRGVDAVVVPGGFSYGDYLRSGAISALAPVMQSVIDAAGKGMPVLGICNGFQVLTEARLLPGALTRNQGLHFHCTDTYLEVTNADTAWTSDFELGQKILIPAKHGEGRFQADPATIDELEGEGRVVFRYTDNYNGSVNAIAGVTNETGRVVGLMPHPEHAVEKLTGPSIDGLGLFLSAIGKIAA, from the coding sequence GTGACCGCAAAGATCGGCGTCATCACTTTTCCCGGCACGCTTGACGACGTCGATGCCTCCCGCGCCGTCCGCATCGCCGGCGCCGAGGCCGTTGACCTCTGGCACTCCGACGCCGACTTGCGCGGCGTCGACGCGGTCGTCGTCCCCGGCGGCTTTTCTTATGGTGACTACCTGCGTTCCGGCGCCATCTCGGCGTTGGCACCGGTCATGCAGTCGGTGATCGACGCCGCGGGCAAGGGCATGCCGGTCCTGGGTATCTGCAACGGCTTCCAGGTCCTCACCGAGGCCCGTCTGCTCCCTGGTGCTTTGACCCGCAACCAGGGCCTGCACTTCCACTGCACCGACACCTACCTGGAGGTCACCAACGCCGACACGGCGTGGACCTCCGATTTCGAGCTCGGGCAGAAGATCCTCATCCCGGCCAAGCACGGCGAAGGCCGCTTCCAGGCTGACCCCGCCACCATCGACGAGCTGGAAGGGGAAGGCCGAGTGGTCTTCCGCTACACCGATAACTACAACGGTTCCGTCAACGCCATCGCTGGCGTGACCAACGAGACCGGCCGGGTGGTGGGCCTCATGCCGCACCCCGAGCACGCCGTGGAAAAGCTCACAGGTCCGTCCATCGACGGCCTGGGATTGTTCCTGTCCGCTATCGGCAAGATCGCAGCCTAG
- the trhA gene encoding PAQR family membrane homeostasis protein TrhA, with protein MVHMYVELTRTVLDRGPRPITRGWFHFFAAIMSVVAGSVLSTVAWMTLPWWQALGVTVYAVGVVVLFGVSAAYHLGHWRETRTVAWWRRADHATIAVFIAATYTPLCLIVLTPVQAAWMLGAAWIGALAGVVLNLVWIDHPRWLAVTVYMVLGWLIVPLIPQLWSSAGPAVVWLLFAGGLIYSVGALMYGFRWPGRDARVIGYHEHFHVATIIAAAIHQIAVWMVVV; from the coding sequence ATGGTGCACATGTACGTCGAGCTGACCCGCACAGTCCTAGACCGGGGCCCACGCCCTATCACCCGCGGCTGGTTCCACTTCTTCGCGGCCATCATGTCCGTGGTCGCCGGGTCTGTGCTGTCCACCGTCGCCTGGATGACCTTGCCCTGGTGGCAGGCCCTGGGCGTCACCGTCTACGCCGTCGGCGTCGTGGTGCTTTTCGGAGTCTCGGCCGCCTATCACCTCGGCCACTGGCGGGAAACCCGCACCGTCGCCTGGTGGAGACGAGCCGATCACGCCACCATCGCGGTCTTTATCGCCGCCACCTACACCCCGCTCTGCCTCATCGTTTTGACCCCAGTGCAGGCAGCCTGGATGCTGGGAGCCGCGTGGATTGGAGCACTTGCCGGAGTGGTCCTCAACCTGGTGTGGATCGATCACCCACGCTGGCTAGCGGTCACTGTCTACATGGTCCTCGGTTGGCTCATCGTCCCACTCATCCCACAGTTGTGGTCCTCCGCTGGCCCGGCAGTTGTCTGGCTGCTGTTCGCAGGCGGGCTCATCTACTCCGTCGGCGCCCTCATGTACGGTTTCCGCTGGCCAGGAAGAGACGCCCGCGTCATCGGCTATCACGAGCACTTCCACGTGGCGACGATCATTGCTGCCGCCATCCACCAGATCGCCGTCTGGATGGTCGTGGTCTAG
- a CDS encoding glutathione peroxidase, with protein MTDLLNIPVTLNQGTESSLADIAPNSLILLVNTASECGLTPQYRGLQKLQETYGARGFTVLGAPCNQFNGQEPGTDQQIANFCALTYAISFPLLAKIDVNGESAHPLYRELTQVEDADGEAGDVAWNFEKFLISPDGDVIERIRPRVEPTSFEMTKLIEANLPR; from the coding sequence ATGACGGATCTGCTGAACATCCCCGTAACCCTCAACCAGGGCACCGAATCGTCCCTCGCCGACATCGCCCCCAATTCGCTCATTCTGCTGGTCAACACCGCCTCCGAGTGTGGGCTCACGCCGCAGTACCGCGGTCTGCAAAAACTTCAGGAAACCTACGGCGCGCGCGGCTTCACCGTGCTCGGCGCCCCGTGCAACCAGTTCAATGGTCAGGAGCCGGGCACCGACCAGCAGATCGCCAACTTCTGCGCCCTCACCTACGCCATCAGTTTCCCGCTGCTGGCCAAGATCGATGTCAATGGCGAGAGCGCTCACCCGCTCTACCGCGAGCTCACCCAGGTCGAAGACGCCGATGGGGAGGCCGGGGACGTGGCGTGGAATTTTGAGAAGTTCCTCATCTCACCGGACGGAGACGTCATTGAGCGCATCCGCCCGCGCGTGGAGCCGACATCCTTCGAGATGACCAAGCTCATCGAGGCGAACCTGCCGCGCTGA
- a CDS encoding acetyltransferase, translated as MSEVKIRPTVGVAEYPELVKIWRSSVDASHDFLSEQDRDAIESKLASDYFPAVDLWVAELDGQPIGFSGVADGNLEMLFIAAAERGTGVGSALLAHAVRELGAIAVDVNEQNQQATAFYLNRGFEVTGRSDTDEAGRPYPLLHLKISRARPRPSRRRSGGWRQQ; from the coding sequence ATGTCTGAGGTGAAAATTCGCCCTACCGTTGGGGTCGCGGAGTACCCGGAGCTGGTGAAAATCTGGCGGAGTTCCGTCGATGCGAGCCACGACTTCCTGTCGGAGCAGGATCGAGATGCGATCGAGAGCAAGCTAGCTTCCGACTATTTTCCCGCCGTCGACCTCTGGGTGGCTGAACTTGATGGGCAGCCCATCGGGTTCTCGGGTGTCGCCGACGGCAACCTGGAAATGTTGTTTATCGCCGCAGCGGAACGGGGCACTGGGGTGGGCTCGGCACTGTTGGCTCATGCGGTCCGAGAACTCGGCGCTATAGCTGTTGACGTCAATGAGCAGAACCAGCAGGCCACAGCCTTCTACCTCAATCGGGGATTCGAGGTCACTGGGCGCAGCGATACGGACGAGGCGGGACGCCCGTACCCCCTCCTGCATTTGAAGATTAGTCGAGCTAGACCACGACCATCCAGACGGCGATCTGGTGGATGGCGGCAGCAATGA
- the purL gene encoding phosphoribosylformylglycinamidine synthase subunit PurL, translated as MTVHNDTVAAAQADPDAPQPYAELGLKDDEYQRIKNILGRRPTAAELTVYSVMWSEHCSYKSSRAHLRYFGETTTPEMAEKILAGIGENAGVVDIGDGNAVTFRVESHNHPSYVEPYQGAATGVGGIVRDIMAMGARPIAVMDQLRFGPADAPDTQRVLPGVVHGVGGYGNCLGLPNIGGETVFDESYAGNPLVNALCVGTLKVEDLKLAFASGTGNKVMLFGSRTGLDGIGGVSVLASETFEDGAERKLPAVQVGDPFAEKVLIECCLDLYHAGVVVGIQDLGGAGLACATSELAASGDGGMRINLDAVPLRAENMTAAEILASESQERMCAVVTPENVEKFKEICAHWDVTCAEIGEVTDEDDRLVITHLGDVVIDAPPSSIDDGPVYDRPYARPAWQDDLQVYVPVERPADLKQALLDMVSSPALCSRDFITEQYDRYVRGNTVKAKYSDAGVLRIDEDTNRGVAVSADASGRYTKLDPNTGVRLALAEAYRNVAVTGARPVAVTNCLNYGSPENPDVMWQFRESVHGLADGAKELGIPVSGGNVSFYNQTGDEPILPTPVVGVLGVIDDVHHAIGHDLGSVNEPEVLVLLGETFDEFGGSIWQQISGGGLNGLPPKIDLANEERLADFFDGNTLLTAAHDLSEGGLAQTVVEMAIRADLGVELDLSAVHDDEFVALFSESASRAVVATTADRVDAVLERAAEFGVPAVRIGATTEGRDFVAGSLTASLDELKDAWQSTLPDLFGHAVGANSVVE; from the coding sequence ATGACAGTTCACAACGACACGGTCGCCGCTGCCCAAGCCGATCCGGATGCCCCCCAGCCCTACGCCGAGCTGGGTCTCAAAGACGATGAGTACCAGCGCATCAAGAACATCCTCGGCCGCCGCCCCACCGCCGCCGAGCTGACCGTTTACTCCGTCATGTGGTCGGAGCACTGCTCGTACAAGTCCTCCCGGGCGCACCTGCGCTACTTCGGCGAGACCACCACCCCGGAGATGGCCGAGAAGATCCTCGCCGGCATCGGTGAGAACGCCGGAGTGGTCGACATCGGCGACGGCAATGCCGTCACCTTCCGCGTCGAATCCCACAACCACCCCTCCTACGTCGAGCCCTACCAGGGTGCGGCCACCGGTGTCGGCGGCATCGTCCGCGACATCATGGCCATGGGCGCCCGCCCGATCGCCGTCATGGATCAGCTGCGCTTCGGCCCAGCCGATGCCCCCGACACCCAACGCGTCCTCCCCGGTGTTGTTCACGGCGTCGGCGGCTACGGCAACTGCCTCGGCCTGCCCAACATCGGCGGCGAGACCGTCTTCGATGAGTCCTACGCCGGAAACCCCCTGGTCAACGCCCTGTGCGTGGGCACCCTCAAGGTTGAGGACCTCAAGCTGGCGTTCGCCTCCGGCACGGGCAACAAGGTCATGCTCTTCGGCTCCCGCACCGGCCTTGATGGCATTGGCGGCGTCTCCGTTCTCGCCTCCGAGACCTTCGAAGACGGCGCCGAGCGCAAGCTCCCCGCCGTCCAGGTCGGCGACCCCTTCGCTGAGAAGGTCCTCATCGAGTGCTGCCTCGACCTCTACCACGCGGGCGTGGTCGTGGGCATCCAGGACCTCGGCGGTGCAGGCCTCGCCTGCGCCACCTCCGAGCTGGCCGCCTCCGGTGACGGCGGCATGCGCATCAACCTCGATGCCGTCCCGCTGCGCGCCGAGAACATGACCGCCGCTGAAATCCTCGCCTCCGAGTCCCAGGAGCGCATGTGCGCCGTGGTCACCCCGGAGAATGTAGAGAAGTTCAAGGAGATCTGCGCCCACTGGGATGTCACCTGCGCCGAGATCGGCGAGGTCACCGACGAGGATGACCGCCTCGTTATCACTCACCTCGGCGACGTGGTTATTGATGCCCCGCCGTCCAGCATCGACGACGGCCCCGTCTACGACCGCCCCTACGCTCGTCCCGCGTGGCAGGATGACCTGCAGGTCTACGTCCCGGTTGAGCGCCCCGCCGACCTCAAGCAGGCCCTGTTGGACATGGTGTCCTCCCCGGCACTGTGCTCGCGTGACTTCATCACCGAACAATACGATCGCTACGTCCGCGGCAACACCGTCAAGGCGAAGTACTCCGACGCCGGCGTGCTGCGCATCGACGAGGACACCAACCGTGGCGTCGCCGTTTCCGCCGACGCCTCCGGCCGCTACACCAAGCTCGACCCCAACACCGGTGTGCGCCTGGCACTGGCCGAGGCCTACCGCAACGTCGCCGTCACCGGCGCCCGCCCCGTGGCAGTCACCAACTGCCTCAACTATGGCTCGCCGGAAAACCCCGACGTCATGTGGCAGTTCCGCGAGTCCGTCCACGGCCTCGCCGACGGCGCCAAGGAACTGGGCATCCCCGTCTCCGGTGGCAACGTCTCCTTCTACAACCAGACTGGCGACGAGCCCATCCTCCCGACCCCCGTCGTCGGCGTCCTCGGCGTCATCGACGACGTCCACCACGCCATCGGGCACGACCTCGGCTCCGTCAACGAGCCAGAGGTCCTCGTGCTCCTCGGTGAAACCTTCGACGAATTCGGTGGCTCCATCTGGCAGCAGATCTCCGGCGGCGGCCTCAACGGCCTCCCCCCAAAGATCGACCTCGCCAACGAAGAGCGCCTGGCTGACTTCTTCGACGGCAACACCCTGCTCACCGCCGCCCATGACCTCTCCGAGGGCGGCCTAGCGCAGACGGTCGTCGAGATGGCCATCCGAGCCGACCTGGGCGTCGAGCTCGATCTCTCCGCCGTCCACGACGACGAGTTCGTCGCGCTGTTCTCCGAGTCCGCCTCCCGCGCGGTCGTCGCCACCACCGCCGACCGCGTTGATGCTGTTCTCGAGCGCGCCGCCGAATTCGGTGTCCCCGCCGTCCGCATCGGCGCCACCACCGAGGGCCGCGACTTCGTCGCCGGTTCCCTCACCGCGTCCCTTGATGAGCTGAAGGATGCTTGGCAGTCCACCCTGCCTGACCTCTTCGGTCACGCAGTGGGAGCTAACTCGGTCGTCGAGTAG
- a CDS encoding S9 family peptidase: MSLQPPIAPRHPVAREFHGHTFVDDYEWLRDKESAETTEYLEAENAYTKERTADLEDLTEEIYGEIKSRIKETDMSVPVRAGNYWYYGRTIEGKNYGLSCRIPVAEGQDPWVAPVIPEEGAVEGEQVLLDLNELAEGHEFFSLGASSVTTSGRYLAYSVDTAGDERFDLFVLDLETGELLPDRLTGIFYGATWAGEEYLFYQRVDEAWRPDTVWRHRIGTDASEDVCVFREEDEHFFTGVGSTRCENYLIIEAASKVTSETRVLALDNPEGEFEVLWPRETGVEYSVDHAVIEGQSRWIVTHNATGPNFEVGECSVADLPPLRELTVLIPHRPDSRIEGVDTYRDFIVAAYRRGAIGRLSVMELVDGAYGRFEELAFDEELYTAGFGGNPEWDAPIIRLSYGSFTTPARIYDYRVATGERTLLKEQEVVGGYDRSEYTAYRLWATAPDGEQIPISVVHRADLDLSAPRAAVLYGYGSYESSVDPSFSVSRLSVMDRGMIFAVAHVRGGGEMGRGWYDNGKQLSKKNTFTDFIACADELISTGLTAPDRLVAEGGSAGGLLVGAVANLAADRFVGVQAIVPFVDPLTSMLKPELPLTVTEWDEWGNPFHDQEVYEYMASYAPYENIEAKRYPNILAVTSFNDTRVLYVEPAKWIAKLRATATGGEFLLKTEMSAGHGGVSGRYDRWRQTAFEYAWTVRTAGAA, encoded by the coding sequence ATGAGTTTGCAGCCGCCCATCGCCCCCCGCCACCCCGTTGCCCGCGAGTTCCACGGGCACACCTTCGTTGATGATTATGAATGGTTGCGGGACAAGGAATCCGCCGAAACGACCGAGTACCTGGAGGCAGAGAACGCCTACACCAAGGAGCGGACGGCTGACCTGGAGGATCTGACGGAGGAGATCTACGGGGAGATCAAATCGCGCATCAAGGAAACCGATATGTCGGTGCCCGTGCGCGCCGGGAACTATTGGTACTACGGCCGCACGATCGAGGGGAAGAACTACGGCCTGAGCTGCCGCATCCCCGTCGCTGAGGGGCAGGATCCGTGGGTGGCTCCCGTCATCCCGGAGGAGGGCGCGGTCGAGGGCGAGCAGGTGCTCCTCGACCTCAACGAGCTGGCCGAGGGACATGAGTTCTTCTCCCTCGGGGCCTCCTCGGTGACCACGTCCGGCCGCTACCTGGCCTACTCCGTGGACACCGCCGGCGATGAACGCTTTGACCTGTTCGTCCTCGACCTCGAGACCGGTGAGCTCCTCCCGGACCGCCTGACCGGCATCTTCTACGGCGCGACCTGGGCGGGGGAGGAGTACCTGTTCTACCAGCGCGTCGACGAAGCGTGGCGCCCGGATACCGTGTGGCGCCACCGCATCGGCACCGACGCCTCGGAGGATGTGTGCGTGTTCCGCGAGGAGGACGAGCACTTCTTCACCGGCGTCGGTTCGACCCGCTGTGAGAACTACCTCATCATCGAGGCCGCGTCCAAGGTCACGTCCGAAACCCGCGTCCTCGCCCTGGACAACCCCGAGGGCGAGTTCGAGGTCCTGTGGCCGCGCGAAACCGGCGTGGAGTACAGCGTCGATCACGCCGTCATCGAGGGGCAGAGCCGCTGGATAGTCACCCACAATGCGACCGGCCCGAACTTCGAGGTCGGCGAGTGCAGCGTTGCTGACCTGCCGCCACTGCGCGAGCTCACCGTCCTCATCCCGCACCGCCCGGACAGTCGCATCGAGGGCGTGGACACCTATCGCGACTTCATCGTTGCTGCTTATCGACGCGGCGCCATCGGGCGCCTGTCCGTCATGGAACTGGTGGACGGCGCCTACGGTCGCTTCGAGGAACTCGCCTTCGACGAAGAGCTTTACACCGCCGGCTTCGGCGGCAACCCCGAATGGGATGCCCCCATCATCCGCCTGTCCTACGGCAGCTTCACCACTCCCGCGCGCATCTACGACTACCGCGTGGCCACCGGCGAGCGCACCCTGCTCAAAGAGCAGGAGGTGGTGGGCGGCTACGACCGCAGTGAGTACACCGCCTACCGCCTGTGGGCCACCGCCCCCGATGGCGAGCAGATCCCAATCTCCGTGGTTCACCGCGCCGATCTCGACCTGTCGGCGCCCCGCGCGGCCGTGCTCTACGGCTACGGTTCCTATGAAAGCAGCGTCGACCCCAGCTTCTCCGTCTCGCGCCTGTCCGTCATGGACCGCGGCATGATCTTCGCCGTGGCGCACGTGCGCGGCGGCGGCGAAATGGGCCGCGGCTGGTACGACAACGGCAAGCAACTAAGCAAGAAAAACACGTTCACCGACTTCATTGCCTGCGCGGATGAGCTCATCTCAACAGGCCTCACCGCACCCGACCGACTCGTCGCCGAAGGTGGCTCCGCCGGTGGCCTGCTCGTGGGCGCGGTGGCCAACCTCGCCGCCGACCGCTTCGTCGGCGTCCAGGCCATCGTCCCCTTCGTTGACCCGCTGACATCGATGCTCAAGCCCGAGCTCCCCCTCACCGTCACCGAATGGGACGAATGGGGCAACCCCTTCCACGACCAGGAGGTCTATGAATACATGGCCTCCTACGCGCCCTATGAGAACATCGAGGCCAAGCGCTACCCCAACATTCTCGCCGTGACCTCGTTCAATGACACCCGGGTGCTCTACGTGGAGCCCGCCAAGTGGATCGCCAAGCTTCGCGCCACGGCCACGGGTGGGGAGTTCCTGCTCAAGACCGAGATGTCCGCTGGGCACGGGGGAGTGTCCGGCCGCTACGACCGGTGGCGCCAGACGGCCTTCGAATACGCTTGGACAGTGCGCACGGCGGGGGCAGCCTGA
- a CDS encoding acyl-CoA thioesterase, with product MPHTMKSPKLTLRFLAAPTDVLMRGNHGVSGGRVLEWIDKAAYACAVQWSSTYCVTAYVGHIHFNRPIPSGHMVEVRSSIAMTGRSSMHIVNEVFSADPREGVFTRACDCLVIFVAKDTATGKTQAVPEFIPETDEERRVLDAAVSRIDLRKAIEAEMEEQTYDGPSEAPRLINRFLAKPTDINWGGKVHGGTAMEWIDEAGAACTMEWSGEHTVAVYAGGIRFYRPISIGDLIEVDARMMRTDSRSMQMSVHVRSGNPRGGRSALQTAIHATITYLATDDDGLALPARQFTPRTTEDVRLAEHARTLRKLRSEYAPTPLIPLARPLHLD from the coding sequence ATGCCTCATACGATGAAATCCCCCAAGCTCACTCTGCGCTTCCTGGCCGCACCAACCGACGTGCTCATGCGCGGCAACCACGGAGTCAGTGGCGGACGGGTGCTCGAGTGGATTGATAAGGCAGCGTATGCGTGCGCGGTGCAGTGGTCATCGACGTACTGCGTGACCGCCTACGTCGGGCATATTCACTTCAATCGGCCGATTCCATCCGGCCACATGGTCGAAGTGCGCTCCAGCATCGCGATGACCGGGCGCTCCTCGATGCATATTGTCAACGAGGTGTTCTCCGCCGATCCCCGCGAAGGCGTATTCACTCGCGCTTGCGACTGCCTGGTCATCTTCGTAGCCAAGGACACCGCCACCGGCAAAACCCAAGCCGTGCCGGAGTTCATTCCCGAGACAGATGAGGAACGCCGAGTCCTCGACGCCGCCGTCTCCCGCATCGACCTCCGCAAGGCCATCGAAGCCGAAATGGAAGAACAAACCTACGACGGCCCCTCCGAAGCTCCGCGTCTCATCAACCGCTTCCTGGCAAAGCCGACCGACATCAACTGGGGTGGCAAAGTCCACGGCGGCACCGCCATGGAATGGATCGACGAGGCTGGTGCCGCTTGCACGATGGAGTGGTCCGGCGAGCACACCGTCGCCGTCTACGCCGGCGGGATTCGCTTCTACCGCCCCATTTCCATTGGTGATCTCATCGAAGTCGACGCCCGGATGATGCGCACTGATTCCCGGTCGATGCAGATGTCAGTGCACGTGCGCTCCGGCAATCCCCGCGGCGGGCGCAGCGCTCTGCAAACCGCCATCCATGCCACCATCACCTACCTGGCGACTGACGACGACGGCCTCGCCCTGCCTGCTCGCCAGTTCACGCCCCGCACCACCGAGGACGTCCGTTTGGCCGAGCACGCCCGGACCCTGCGCAAGTTGCGTTCGGAGTATGCGCCCACTCCCCTGATTCCTCTGGCCCGACCACTGCACTTGGACTAG
- a CDS encoding HNH endonuclease signature motif containing protein, producing MSIEIVYSGKPRALTLDPSTSLVEAHLKEVLARPQHYYAVSSPDDPVARRGTRMRQEDHELWQSVLPGDDDDVDMVLARLRRSLGRGDQFLMSAISAHHRLNELPQLKAVQEQHFHLDLPRLKVIDSVLCKADTTVLEHLDLIDTELAEFLTPTRANQILPTAGKIKNRLNAIITMLDDSISAEDPAPPPVDSVSIAFRDGRGLLHADLDGITAQEIDLRIRRYAIIHGVSQAEALVALIRGEGATNVTLNLYRASDIPTAPGWVSGVGYLTLQQTEDLLNRVGAEIDLDAIAQKVSSAYATPADIRSLVVGLDGTCAVGGCDTPGHRAQMDHRVNHADGGPTTAANLAALCVKHHAMKTDRRVTYVLDPVTRRKYFLFDDGSWAESEGDGPLAPSERRWLQTVSQRISKRRARIRSESQAQRKEQGEPEKPPPPSERSNCSEWGRPFER from the coding sequence GTGAGTATTGAGATTGTCTACTCAGGCAAGCCACGAGCGCTTACTCTCGACCCCAGCACGTCACTGGTGGAGGCGCACCTTAAAGAGGTGCTTGCCCGCCCCCAGCACTACTACGCTGTTAGTTCACCTGATGATCCTGTTGCTCGTCGGGGAACGCGGATGCGCCAAGAAGACCACGAACTATGGCAATCGGTCCTGCCCGGTGATGATGATGACGTCGACATGGTGCTTGCTCGGTTGCGGCGTTCGTTGGGGCGTGGGGATCAGTTCCTGATGTCTGCGATCAGTGCCCACCATCGCCTCAACGAACTGCCCCAGTTAAAGGCAGTCCAAGAGCAGCACTTCCATCTTGACCTACCACGGCTGAAGGTCATTGATAGTGTCCTGTGCAAAGCAGACACGACTGTCTTAGAGCACCTCGATCTCATTGACACTGAACTAGCGGAGTTTCTTACCCCTACCCGGGCGAATCAGATCTTGCCGACGGCAGGCAAGATCAAAAACCGTCTGAACGCGATCATTACGATGCTTGATGATTCGATCTCTGCTGAGGATCCCGCACCACCACCGGTTGATAGTGTCTCGATAGCCTTCCGCGATGGCAGGGGTCTGTTGCATGCTGATCTTGATGGGATCACCGCCCAAGAGATAGATCTGCGTATCCGCAGGTATGCGATCATTCACGGGGTTAGCCAGGCGGAGGCACTCGTAGCGTTGATCAGGGGGGAGGGGGCAACGAATGTCACCCTCAACCTGTATCGGGCATCGGATATCCCGACTGCCCCGGGGTGGGTGTCTGGGGTGGGGTATCTGACGCTTCAGCAGACGGAGGATCTGCTGAACCGGGTTGGTGCGGAGATTGATCTTGATGCGATCGCCCAAAAGGTTTCGTCTGCGTATGCGACCCCTGCTGATATTCGTTCCTTGGTGGTTGGTCTTGATGGGACGTGTGCGGTGGGTGGGTGTGATACTCCTGGGCATCGGGCGCAGATGGATCATCGGGTGAATCATGCTGATGGTGGGCCCACGACGGCAGCAAACCTCGCTGCGTTGTGTGTGAAGCATCATGCGATGAAAACTGACCGGCGGGTGACTTATGTGTTGGATCCGGTGACGAGGCGGAAGTACTTCCTCTTCGATGATGGGTCGTGGGCGGAGTCCGAAGGTGATGGCCCGCTAGCTCCTAGCGAGCGGCGGTGGCTGCAGACGGTATCCCAACGCATCAGCAAACGCAGGGCGAGGATCCGGTCGGAGTCCCAGGCTCAGAGGAAAGAGCAAGGCGAACCGGAGAAACCACCACCACCTAGCGAACGTTCTAATTGCTCTGAGTGGGGACGTCCTTTTGAAAGGTGA
- a CDS encoding DUF2334 domain-containing protein, giving the protein MRGRLLVSISSIFSDTRAAVDSLVGELDREGIPVSLLIAPHIDGNWHLAKDPDTRAWLGEQQASGRCLILNGFDQAVQGRRSEFASLAAHEARLRLAGATRQMDKLGFSTSIFAPPRWRLSPGTLEVAPSFGFHARRLHPRPAPPHRRNLRAMPQPLRGRGLRRSQVVAAQHHHCGAPWCGAGQHDQAVGLRAQRRRKEGCPRLPAGRRGGS; this is encoded by the coding sequence ATGCGCGGCCGACTCCTGGTGTCTATTTCCAGCATCTTCTCCGACACCAGGGCCGCAGTGGATTCCCTGGTGGGTGAGCTCGACCGGGAGGGCATCCCGGTCTCCCTCCTCATCGCCCCGCACATCGACGGCAACTGGCACCTGGCCAAAGACCCAGACACCCGCGCCTGGCTGGGCGAGCAACAAGCTTCCGGTCGCTGTCTCATCCTCAACGGCTTTGATCAGGCGGTACAGGGCCGGCGCTCCGAGTTCGCCAGCCTGGCCGCCCACGAAGCGCGCCTCCGCCTGGCTGGTGCAACGCGGCAAATGGACAAGCTCGGCTTTTCCACCTCGATTTTTGCCCCGCCCCGCTGGCGCCTCTCGCCCGGCACCCTCGAGGTCGCCCCCTCCTTTGGTTTTCACGCTCGTCGCCTCCACCCGCGGCCTGCACCACCTCACCGACGGAACCTTCGAGCAATGCCGCAACCTCTCCGTGGGCGAGGGCTTCGGCGCAGCCAAGTGGTGGCGGCGCAACATCATCACTGCGGCGCACCGTGGTGCGGTGCGGGGCAACACGATCAGGCTGTCGGTCTCCGGGCGCAACGTCGAAGAAAAGAAGGTTGCCCGAGACTTCCTGCAGGCCGCCGTGGCGGCTCGTGA